In Polyodon spathula isolate WHYD16114869_AA chromosome 39, ASM1765450v1, whole genome shotgun sequence, one genomic interval encodes:
- the zgc:113307 gene encoding lumican: MEQRIVLLCLALAGAGPCLGSFNGYDYGGMPVMINRLMGEPSVLSLRGRVDASWYRVMNSESCPPECNCPIQWPSAMYCDNRGLTYSPTSLPPRTQYLFLQGNRISSLPQEGFKNSTLIRWLILDHNEMVSSQISVAVLKGLPHLQNLFINYNNLTDIPGPLPDGLKQLRLAHNKIGKISPSAFENLKNLTLLLLQGNQLKTIGEADFKGLQSIILLDLSHNKLVEFPKNLPPSIQQLYVSNNSLASLPQDCLMDFDRLQYLRISHNKLVNQGLPADVFNVSSIVELDLSYNQLSSIPPVHQALQYLYLEANDIQEFNVTSFCRKVSPVDFSRMRILRLDGNQLSYDQLPLEWGLCLRVLKDIYI; encoded by the exons ATGGAGCAGCGGATCGTCCTCTTGTGTCTGGCTCTGGCTGGGGCTGGACCATGCCTGGGCAGCTTCAACGGCTATGATTATGGGGGGATGCCGGTCATGATTAACCGACTGATGGGAGAGCCCAGCGTGTTGAGTCTACGAGGACGCGTGGATGCCAGCTGGTACCGTGTCATGAATAGCGAGAGCTGCCCGCCGGAGTGCAACTGCCCGATACAGTGGCCCTCTGCAATGTACTGCGACAACAGGGGCCTTACGTACTCACCCACCTCCCTGCCCCCGAGGACGCAGTACCTGTTCCTACAGGGCAACCGCATCTCCAGCCTCCCCCAAGAGGGGTTTAAGAACTCCACTCTCATACGCTGGCTCATTTTGGACCACAATGAGATGGTGAGCAGTCAGATCTCTGTGGCAGTGCTGAAGGGGCTACCCCATCTGCAGAACCTTTTCATCAACTACAACAACCTGACTGATATCCCCGGGCCCCTGCCCGACGGCCTGAAGCAGCTCCGACTGGCGCACAACAAGATCGGCAAAATCTCCCCCAGCGCTTTCGAAAACCTCAAGAACCTAACTCTACTGCTGCTGCAAGGAAACCAGCTGAAAACCATCGGAGAGGCTGATTTCAAag GTCTGCAGTCCATCATTCTCCTGGATCTCAGTCACAACAAGCTGGTCGAATTCCCTAAGAATCTGCCCCCTTCCATCCAGCAGCTCTATGTCTCTAACAACTCCCTGGCCTCCCTCCCCcaggactgcctgatggacttcGACAGGCTGCAGTATCTACGGATCAGCCACAACAAGCTGGTCAACCAGGGGCTCCCTGCTGACGTCTTCAACGTGTCCTCCATTGTCGAGCTTGACCTGTCCTACAACCAGCTCTCTTCCATCCCTCCCGTGCACCAGGCTCTGCAGTACCTCTACCTGGAAGCCAATGACATCCAGG AGTTCAACGTCACCAGCTTCTGCCGAAAGGTCAGCCCTGTTGACTTCTCCCGCATGAGGATCCTTCGTCTGGATGGGAATCAGCTCTCCTACGACCAGCTGCCCTTGGAGTGGGGTCTGTGTCTCAGAGTGCTGAAGGACATCTACATCTAG
- the LOC121304769 gene encoding prolargin-like produces MRAHLGYFLLLSLLLIAVVRGQRRKPPRPTKPQRRPSPQPEPQEPTDFPPPILGPPSVFEDCPRECYCPSDFPSTLYCDRRNLRKIPIIPPRAHYLYLQNNYIDEVTEEAFKNATELKWVNMDNNRIKKVDRQVFEKLENLLFLYMDKNNLQEVPSFLPPNLEQLRLSRNQISKIPAGAFNKLENLAMLDLHHNKLSDSGLGKNIFKGLKNLVQLNLAHNILRKMPQNVPPNIYQLFLDRNNIEDIPKDYFKEFPNLTFIRLNYNQLTDKGVPKRIFNISTLLDLHLAYNKLNSVPMINSKLEQLYINHNHIKSINGTEICPYPIMTIDMSNEDSVPRLRYLRMDGNAVQDPIPMDLIMCFRHLKSIVI; encoded by the exons ATGAGAGCCCATCTAGGATATTTCCTCCTTCTCAGCCTTCTTCTGATTGCTGTGGTGCGTGGTCAGAGACGAAAACCTCCTAGACCAACAAAACCACAGAGGAGACCATCACCACAGCCAGAGCCACAAGAGCCCACTGACTTCCCTCCGCCCATTTTGGGTCCTCCTTCTGTCTTTGAAGACTGCCCCAGGGAGTGTTACTGTCCCTCAGATTTCCCCAGCACCCTCTACTGCGACAGACGCAACCTGAGGAAGATCCCCATCATCCCACCCAGGGCCCACTATCTCTACCTCCAAAACAACTACATAGATGAGGTGACAGAAGAAGCCTTCAAGAATGCTACCGAGCTGAAATGGGTTAACATGGACAACAACCGGATCAAGAAGGTGGACCGCCAAGTCTTTGAGAAGCTGGAGAACCTTCTCTTCTTGTACATGGACAAGAACAATCTCCAAGAGGTGCCCAGTTTCCTGCCTCCCAACCTGGAGCAGCTTCGTCTGAGCAGGAACCAGATCTCCAAGATCCCTGCCGGAGCATTTAATAAGCTGGAGAACCTGGCCATGCTTGACCTTCACCATAACAAGCTGAGCGACAGCGGCCTGGGCAAAAACATCTTCAAGGGCCTCAAGAACTTGGTTCAGCTGAACCTGGCACACAACATTCTGAGAAAGATGCCACAGAACGTGCCACCTAACATCTACCAGCTGTTCCTGGATCGGAATAACATTGAGGACATTCCCAAAGATTATTTCAAAGAGTTCCCAAACCTGACCTTCATCAGGCTTAATTACAATCAGCTGACCGACAAAGGGGTGCCCAAGAGGATTTTTAACATCTCCACTCTGTTGGATCTTCACCTTGCCTACAATAAACTCAACAGTGTTCCCATGATTAATTCCAAGTTGGAGCAGCTGTATATCAACCACAATCATATCAAAA gcATCAATGGCACAGAGATCTGCCCATATCCTATCATGACCATTGATATGAGTAATGAGGACAGTGTCCCTCGTCTGCGCTACCTGAGGATGGATGGGAATGCAGTTCAGGATCCCATTCCAATGGACCTGATCATGTGTTTCCGACATCTGAAATCAATCGTCATCTAA
- the LOC121304770 gene encoding uncharacterized protein LOC121304770 isoform X2: MMLFAAILFLLYLADSGSEAPYRVINGMEGQGVQIACEYKAALRPPTIACCKLITEHTCKPTVSGSAHVTGSKVRLSVYLGHLSERDSGEYWCGIWTLDGSPNVEYVAEKILLRVLKGIPSGVPREHIPLVNLTAESAPEQKSNISLWNIIPLLVATVMLIPFLIFAISIRRLRRAREAGNTETVQPPPQDSITMCKFSSGTETTEDDITYAVLTLHSPASPAESSNANMQQRQSSDQPHQQTETVEYSSIVF, from the exons ATGATGCTTTTTGCCgcaattttatttttgctctaCTTAGCAG ATTCCGGATCAGAAGCCCCGTACAGGGTGATCAACGGCATGGAAGGGCAAGGAGTCCAAATCGCATGCGAATACAAAGCGGCTCTTAGACCTCCGACCATAGCGTGCTGTAAACTGATAACTGAACACACATGTAAGCCCACAGTGAGTGGTTCTGCACATGTGACAGGAAGTAAGGTTAGACTGTCGGTGTATCTTGGACACCTGTCTGAAAGGGACTCTGGGGAATACTGGTGTGGAATCTGGACTCTAGACGGCAGCCCAAATGTAGAGTACGTTGCGGAAAAAATCCTTCTTCGAGTTTTGAAAG GAATTCCTTCCGGTGTTCCCAGAGAACACATCCCTCTAGTTAACCTCACTGCTGAGTCTGCCCCTGAACAGAAAAG CAACATCAGTCTCTGGAATATCATCCCCCTGCTTGTAGCCACAGTCATGCTCATTCCATTCCTGATCTTCGCTATTTCCATTAGGAGACTCAGGAGAGCAAGGGAAGCGG GCAATACAGAAACTGTTCAGCCCCCTCCCCAGGATTCCATTACGATGTGCAAG TTTTCTAGCGGAACCGAGACTACGGAAGATGACATCACTTACGCAGTTCTGACGCTGCATTCTCCGGCTTCACCAGCAGAGAGCAGCAACGCCAACATGCAGCAAAGACAGAGCAGCGACCAGCCCCATCAGCAAACAGAGACTGTGGAGTACTCCTCCATTGTGTTCTAG
- the LOC121304770 gene encoding uncharacterized protein LOC121304770 isoform X1: MMLFAAILFLLYLADSGSEAPYRVINGMEGQGVQIACEYKAALRPPTIACCKLITEHTCKPTVSGSAHVTGSKVRLSVYLGHLSERDSGEYWCGIWTLDGSPNVEYVAEKILLRVLKAGIPSGVPREHIPLVNLTAESAPEQKSNISLWNIIPLLVATVMLIPFLIFAISIRRLRRAREAGNTETVQPPPQDSITMCKFSSGTETTEDDITYAVLTLHSPASPAESSNANMQQRQSSDQPHQQTETVEYSSIVF, translated from the exons ATGATGCTTTTTGCCgcaattttatttttgctctaCTTAGCAG ATTCCGGATCAGAAGCCCCGTACAGGGTGATCAACGGCATGGAAGGGCAAGGAGTCCAAATCGCATGCGAATACAAAGCGGCTCTTAGACCTCCGACCATAGCGTGCTGTAAACTGATAACTGAACACACATGTAAGCCCACAGTGAGTGGTTCTGCACATGTGACAGGAAGTAAGGTTAGACTGTCGGTGTATCTTGGACACCTGTCTGAAAGGGACTCTGGGGAATACTGGTGTGGAATCTGGACTCTAGACGGCAGCCCAAATGTAGAGTACGTTGCGGAAAAAATCCTTCTTCGAGTTTTGAAAG caGGAATTCCTTCCGGTGTTCCCAGAGAACACATCCCTCTAGTTAACCTCACTGCTGAGTCTGCCCCTGAACAGAAAAG CAACATCAGTCTCTGGAATATCATCCCCCTGCTTGTAGCCACAGTCATGCTCATTCCATTCCTGATCTTCGCTATTTCCATTAGGAGACTCAGGAGAGCAAGGGAAGCGG GCAATACAGAAACTGTTCAGCCCCCTCCCCAGGATTCCATTACGATGTGCAAG TTTTCTAGCGGAACCGAGACTACGGAAGATGACATCACTTACGCAGTTCTGACGCTGCATTCTCCGGCTTCACCAGCAGAGAGCAGCAACGCCAACATGCAGCAAAGACAGAGCAGCGACCAGCCCCATCAGCAAACAGAGACTGTGGAGTACTCCTCCATTGTGTTCTAG